A stretch of the Ostrea edulis chromosome 9, xbOstEdul1.1, whole genome shotgun sequence genome encodes the following:
- the LOC130050346 gene encoding uncharacterized protein LOC130050346 has translation MEVYKSIVPVLLVFLVCVTNALNPDGTCDSDSDCPLSFYHCCSGTIWCCPSGYICTGSSTCLSIGVIVGPIVGLVVLIVCVVVCCACYKKKQQTQGVVMSPQTTTQPGYGQPAAYGQPQGYGQPAAYGQPDLSAKQ, from the exons ATGGAGGTCTACAAATCGATAGTGCCTGTTCTGCTAGTTTTCCTTGTCTGTGTTACTAACG CGCTGAACCCGGATGGAACATGTGACAGTGACAGTGACTGCCCTCTCTCTTTCTACCACTGCTGTTCCGGAACTATCTGGTGTTGTCCTTCCGGGTACATCTGTACCGGATCATCAACCTGCCTAAGTATCGG AGTTATCGTCGGTCCCATCGTCGGCCTGGTCGTCCTCATCGTTTGTGTCGTTGTTTGCTGTGCGTGTTATA AAAAGAAACAACAGACACAAGGTGTGGTAATGAGTCCCCAGACAACAACTCAACCTGGGTATGGACAACCGGCAGCTTACGGACAACCGCAAGGTTACGGACAACCGGCCGCTTACGGACAGCCAGATCTATCTGCAAAACAATAG